Proteins co-encoded in one Macrobrachium nipponense isolate FS-2020 chromosome 24, ASM1510439v2, whole genome shotgun sequence genomic window:
- the LOC135203920 gene encoding keratin-associated protein 19-2-like, with protein MKTIGVALLALVAFFALMEVTGALPAPEPSRRHFFGGSPYGFGGYGYRPHGYGFGYGGYGGGFGGFGGFGGFGGLGGFGGFHG; from the exons ATGAAGACA ATCGGCGTTGCCCTGTTGGCGTTGGTGGCATTTTTTGCCCTGATGGAGGTCACTGGAGCCCTGCCAGCACCCGAACCTAGCCGACGCCACTTCTTTGGAGGTAGTCCCTACGGCTTCGGCGGTTACGGCTACAGACCCCACGGATACGGCTTTGGCTACGGCGGATACGGCGGTGGCTTCGGAGGCTTTGGAGGCTTTGGAGGCTTTGGTGGCCTTGGAGGATTTGGAGGTTTCCACGGTTAA
- the LOC135203901 gene encoding zinc finger protein 135-like — protein sequence MGTSHESLVVGATPRDLYSPFEMDPQRTEDETKEAEENPTWNQEDPDEFQSDIASAESEAAGSNERRLSGAELNFLYFVQHHVGEDPQPHCSHQTTHGEGSGVGNTSVSSSRERTLKPEKLRKTRKRKPSRTENDDYKCSYCPYASKSRCDVREHEFIHTTEKPHVCSNCNCAFTKVLELRRHERIHTGEECYLCSLCNTTFSHKSSLVRHKRIHTGEKRYWCSRCTYTCAEKSDMKSHERIHDRPVSACRYCRLTFPDRVALKNHENTHAGEKFSCSICPGKFLRYSYLVSHMKIHSREGPFRCSVCSAKFSTPSALSKHLNVHGKSYHGEFPRPRPRSNPQ from the exons atgggcaccagtcatgagtcattagtggtgggagcaacacctcgagacctctactctcctttcgaa ATGGATCCCCAAAGAACAGAGGATGAGACGAAGGAAGCAGAGGAAAATCCGACCTGGAATCAGGAGGATCCAGATGAATTCCAGAGTGACATCGCAAGTGCAGAGAGTGAAGCTGCTGGATCCAACGAAAGACGTCTTTCGGGAGCAGAATTAAATTTTCTCTATTTCGTCCAACATCACGTCGGCGAAGATCCTCAGCCACACTGTAGCCATCAGACAACTCATGGCGAAGGCAGCGGAGTAGGGAATACGTCAGTTAGTTCCTCTCGTGAACGCACCTTGAAACCAGAGAAACTGCGTAAAACTCGAAAGCGAAAGCCTTCCCGCACAGAAAACGACGACTATAAGTGCTCATATTGCCCCTACGCCAGTAAAAGTAGATGTGACGTTAGAGAGCATGAATTTATCCATACCACAGAGAAACCTCATGTTTGCTCAAACTGCAACTGTGCCTTCACAAAGGTATTAGAATTAAGGAGACATGAACGCATTCATACCGGTGAAGAATGCTATCTCTGCTCACTCTGCAATACTACCTTCTCGCATAAATCCTCACTGGTAAGGCACAAACGCATTCATACAGGAGAAAAACGGTATTGGTGCTCGCGTTGCACCTACACATGCGCAGAAAAATCTGACATGAAGAGTCATGAACGCATCCACGATCGGCCGGTTTCTGCCTGTCGATATTGCCGGCTCACATTTCCCGACAGAGTTGCTCTTAAAAATCACGAAAATACTCACGCTGGTGAGAAATTCTCGTGTTCCATTTGTCCTGGCAAATTCCTCCGGTATAGCTACCTCGTCAGTCACATGAAGATCCACAGTAGAGAAGGACCATTCCGTTGTAGCGTTTGTTCCGCCAAATTCTCTACCCCTTCCGCCCTCAGCAAACATCTGAATGTTCACGGAAAATCTTACCACGGTGAGTTTCCCCGTCCTCGCCCTCGGTCAAATCCGCAGTAG
- the LOC135203931 gene encoding uncharacterized protein LOC135203931: protein MMNSFPESSKESTHLLFTMKTISVALLALVALFALMEVTGALPAPEPSRRHFFGGSPYGFGGYGYRPHGYGFGYGGYGGGFGGFGGFGGFGGLGGFGGFHG from the exons ATGATGAACAGTTTTCCAGAGTCCTCAAAGGAATCAACACATCTCCTATTCACCATGAAAACG ATCAGCGTTGCCCTGTTGGCGTTGGTGGCCCTTTTTGCCCTGATGGAGGTCACTGGAGCCCTGCCAGCACCCGAACCTAGCCGACGCCACTTCTTTGGAGGCAGTCCCTATGGCTTCGGCGGTTACGGCTATAGACCCCACGGATACGGCTTTGGCTACGGCGGATATGGCGGTGGCTTCGGAGGCTTTGGAGGCTTTGGTGGCTTTGGTGGCCTTGGAGGATTTGGAGGTTTCCACGGTTAA
- the LOC135203909 gene encoding neuropeptide-like protein 31 yields the protein MKTIGVALLVLVALFALMEVTGALPAPEPSRRHFFGGSPYGFGGYGYRPHGYGFGYGGYGGGFGGFGGFGGFGGLGGFGGFHG from the exons ATGAAGACA ATCGGCGTTGCCCTGTTGGTGTTGGTGGCCCTTTTTGCCCTGATGGAGGTCACTGGAGCCCTGCCAGCACCCGAACCTAGCCGACGCCACTTCTTTGGAGGCAGTCCCTATGGCTTCGGCGGTTACGGCTACAGACCCCACGGATACGGCTTTGGCTACGGCGGATACGGTGGTGGCTTCGGAGGCTTTGGAGGCTTTGGAGGCTTTGGTGGCCTTGGAGGATTTGGAGGTTTCCACGGTTAA
- the LOC135203941 gene encoding keratin-associated protein 19-2-like — protein MKTISVALLALVALFALMEVTGALPAPEPSRRHFFGGSPYGFGGYGYRPHGYGFGYGGYGGGFGGFGGFGGFGGLGGFGGFHG, from the exons ATGAAGACG ATCAGCGTTGCCCTGTTGGCGTTGGTGGCCCTTTTTGCCCTGATGGAGGTCACTGGAGCCCTGCCAGCACCCGAACCTAGCCGACGCCACTTCTTTGGAGGTAGTCCCTATGGCTTCGGCGGTTACGGCTACAGACCCCACGGATACGGCTTTGGCTACGGCGGATACGGCGGTGGCTTCGGAGGCTTCGGAGGCTTCGGAGGCTTTGGTGGCCTTGGAGGATTTGGAGGTTTCCACGGTTAA